Proteins encoded within one genomic window of Candidatus Nezhaarchaeota archaeon:
- the mtrE gene encoding tetrahydromethanopterin S-methyltransferase subunit E, with translation MDPSFVLLVLLGIFALIVLLITIGEWFEDIESDMGSQSNPNSQVQLAPQVGVLHRLFNKAISGEPVSQGLNGVIGATLFTILWWGLKWHPVLAIAIAAAITTLFHMSLATTAHVGRITSANVFGQPLYYDVIITQLPLIASHAFILTSALIAVSYLFYNVFFATITIGPGSSITLGQYLGYPIAIPLLGLLLGITAGAIGSSTGDLHYGAEREFQHAPYGEGVPMGLHGYITVKAEVGYRMSMDVAYFCAKYGGPLTGFTYGTIILLDNLRLFIGNVMNNVAMNVAIGATILVIIILFNRYLEKWARNKFGPYG, from the coding sequence ATGGACCCTTCATTCGTCCTTTTAGTGCTATTGGGGATCTTCGCTCTAATAGTACTACTGATAACGATTGGAGAGTGGTTCGAGGACATAGAATCAGACATGGGCTCTCAGAGTAACCCAAACTCACAAGTACAACTAGCTCCTCAAGTGGGGGTTCTGCACAGGCTCTTCAATAAGGCTATATCAGGTGAACCTGTGTCGCAGGGACTCAATGGCGTTATAGGAGCAACCCTATTCACTATACTATGGTGGGGGCTTAAATGGCACCCAGTACTCGCAATAGCTATTGCAGCTGCCATAACAACATTGTTTCACATGTCGTTAGCAACGACAGCTCACGTAGGCAGAATAACCAGCGCGAACGTCTTTGGTCAACCTCTCTACTACGATGTAATCATAACTCAGTTACCGCTAATAGCCAGCCACGCCTTTATATTAACGTCAGCGCTCATAGCAGTCTCATACCTCTTCTACAACGTCTTCTTCGCGACTATAACCATAGGTCCTGGGTCGAGCATAACTCTTGGACAATACTTAGGATATCCAATAGCGATACCTCTCCTTGGTTTGCTCTTAGGCATAACAGCAGGTGCTATTGGTAGTTCGACTGGCGACTTACATTACGGTGCTGAAAGAGAGTTCCAGCATGCACCTTACGGAGAAGGTGTGCCTATGGGTCTACATGGGTACATTACCGTTAAGGCTGAGGTGGGCTATCGAATGAGCATGGACGTCGCGTACTTCTGTGCTAAGTATGGCGGGCCACTCACAGGCTTTACTTACGGCACGATAATACTGCTAGACAACCTCCGGCTATTTATCGGAAACGTCATGAACAATGTAGCGATGAACGTCGCTATAGGTGCTACAATACTTGTTATCATCATACTCTTTAACAGATACCTTGAGAAGTGGGCGAGAAACAAGTTTGGACCCTATGGTTAA
- the mtrB gene encoding tetrahydromethanopterin S-methyltransferase subunit B — translation MSTIIISPEFDVILDAENKIIGEARKDVALLDVSVIEKKIAELELLADELVNSLNPKTAPLISARPRREGLYLKAGFLSNMVMGFLIGLATFSLGIFTYFALTGQTTILIDIINSFAPPSIP, via the coding sequence TTGTCGACCATAATAATATCACCTGAGTTTGACGTGATACTTGATGCAGAGAACAAGATTATTGGCGAAGCTAGAAAGGACGTTGCTCTATTAGATGTTTCAGTGATAGAAAAGAAGATAGCTGAATTAGAGTTACTAGCCGACGAACTTGTTAACTCGCTTAACCCGAAGACAGCTCCGTTGATCTCGGCAAGACCAAGAAGAGAAGGTCTATACCTTAAAGCCGGCTTTCTGTCAAACATGGTCATGGGCTTTCTAATCGGTCTAGCAACATTTAGCTTGGGCATATTTACGTACTTCGCTCTGACAGGTCAAACAACTATATTGATTGACATCATAAACAGCTTCGCTCCTCCGTCTATACCTTAA
- a CDS encoding MBL fold metallo-hydrolase, with protein MPIEIRWHGHACFEVKDHVTLVLDPHDGASIGLKPPSAKADIVLISHKHFDHADGLYYVRKNGTVVIDKPGSYEVRGVKIVGLPTYHDESRGAKRGPNIVYLFEIEGIRFCHLGDLGHVLSEEQARLLRPVDVLMIPVGGTFTIDARQANDVVKQLSPRLVIPMHFKIPGLNLPIASIESFIVGKEDVERVPSNTYRLSKETIPTKLKIVVLSPP; from the coding sequence ATGCCTATAGAGATAAGGTGGCATGGTCATGCATGCTTCGAAGTAAAGGACCACGTAACTCTAGTGCTAGACCCTCATGATGGTGCATCTATTGGATTGAAACCTCCGTCAGCTAAAGCGGACATAGTCCTGATATCTCATAAGCACTTCGATCACGCTGATGGACTATACTACGTCAGGAAGAATGGCACAGTGGTGATAGATAAACCAGGAAGCTATGAGGTTAGAGGGGTAAAGATAGTGGGCCTGCCCACTTACCACGATGAGTCTAGAGGGGCCAAGCGAGGACCCAACATCGTATACCTCTTCGAGATTGAGGGGATAAGATTTTGCCACCTAGGTGACTTGGGTCACGTATTAAGCGAAGAACAGGCTCGTCTCTTAAGGCCAGTGGACGTACTCATGATCCCGGTAGGTGGTACTTTTACCATAGATGCAAGGCAAGCAAACGATGTGGTAAAGCAGCTCTCACCTAGATTAGTAATACCCATGCACTTCAAGATACCTGGGCTTAACTTGCCAATAGCAAGTATTGAGAGCTTCATAGTAGGTAAGGAGGACGTTGAACGTGTACCATCAAATACGTACAGGTTATCTAAAGAGACCATCCCAACCAAGTTAAAGATAGTAGTATTAAGCCCTCCTTAG
- the mtrC gene encoding tetrahydromethanopterin S-methyltransferase subunit C gives MGEVKKVTIDPTKLMIIGLACGLAGAYLGVIRSEVAGLLSGILAVPVIVWGADTVRRIASYGLGTGVPSIGNLSSSMGLLAALVGLAYQPIIGAVLAALAGAVYGTFVARFKILEIPRLLRYTTELAMAACLALMCLASCVIGYYDPIPESGFLAPTSNFEGVFKALFLTGFVATIFWITSVAVLHPFNAGLGVGERQGRTLKIAIVTGGMALTLAGIARVGYLAIFGATATQFYIAYATLATGVAVWVGGLVIFLRTAIREAASAVWTGIPPKKK, from the coding sequence ATGGGTGAGGTTAAGAAGGTCACGATAGACCCCACCAAGCTAATGATCATAGGCTTAGCATGTGGTTTGGCTGGAGCGTACTTAGGGGTTATTCGAAGTGAGGTTGCTGGATTATTGTCAGGCATACTAGCAGTACCGGTCATAGTGTGGGGTGCCGACACTGTTAGGAGGATAGCCAGTTACGGCCTAGGCACTGGCGTTCCATCCATTGGCAATCTATCGTCAAGCATGGGGCTACTCGCGGCTCTCGTCGGTTTAGCATATCAACCGATAATCGGAGCAGTCCTTGCGGCTTTGGCAGGCGCAGTTTATGGAACCTTCGTAGCTAGATTCAAGATACTTGAGATACCGAGACTTCTAAGATATACGACAGAGCTAGCTATGGCAGCTTGCCTTGCTCTGATGTGTTTGGCTAGCTGCGTCATTGGCTACTACGATCCAATACCTGAGTCAGGCTTCCTCGCTCCTACAAGCAACTTCGAGGGTGTTTTCAAGGCGCTCTTCCTAACAGGTTTTGTGGCAACAATCTTTTGGATAACTAGCGTAGCTGTGCTACATCCATTTAATGCCGGTCTCGGAGTGGGTGAAAGACAAGGCAGGACCTTGAAAATAGCAATCGTCACGGGAGGCATGGCACTAACACTGGCTGGAATAGCCAGGGTGGGTTACTTAGCTATATTTGGTGCAACAGCGACGCAATTTTACATCGCCTATGCCACTTTAGCAACTGGAGTGGCTGTATGGGTGGGGGGACTTGTAATATTTCTAAGAACAGCTATAAGAGAGGCTGCTAGTGCTGTGTGGACTGGTATACCCCCAAAGAAGAAGTAG
- the mtrD gene encoding tetrahydromethanopterin S-methyltransferase subunit D yields the protein MIGLDVMIIMLVMIAVGGVLICTGVFFMPIGGAPAAMSTATGIATGCEMMAAGAGITGLLMSAALYGQPSYLVILNAGISSAIMMCIAMLVANLIVIFGKGVPPALATVEKDPVTRENVKPFVTPGTVGHGVPTASFVSGFIGAFLGGIGGALTFIPVLRAALSISQGQAVNVDKLLGAFTVSVGHQHVPLFVLAGVCALAMYFINANIAAYSIRGVIEGWWDPKFKRLPKTAVACFVASLVFGVLVLLLLNSEAFITVLKMVKGG from the coding sequence TTGATAGGTCTCGACGTCATGATAATCATGTTAGTAATGATAGCGGTAGGTGGAGTATTGATATGCACAGGGGTCTTCTTCATGCCTATTGGTGGGGCGCCAGCAGCTATGAGTACAGCTACCGGAATAGCCACGGGATGCGAGATGATGGCTGCAGGAGCTGGCATAACCGGGCTTCTAATGTCAGCTGCACTCTATGGTCAACCATCGTACTTAGTTATACTTAATGCCGGCATAAGCTCGGCGATAATGATGTGCATAGCGATGCTCGTTGCAAACCTCATTGTAATATTCGGTAAAGGAGTGCCTCCAGCACTTGCAACAGTTGAAAAAGACCCGGTGACTAGGGAGAATGTTAAGCCGTTTGTCACGCCAGGAACTGTGGGCCATGGCGTCCCCACAGCAAGTTTCGTTAGTGGCTTTATAGGCGCTTTTCTTGGAGGGATTGGCGGGGCTCTAACCTTCATACCAGTATTAAGGGCAGCGCTAAGCATAAGTCAGGGTCAGGCTGTAAACGTCGATAAACTACTTGGTGCCTTCACGGTGAGCGTAGGACACCAGCACGTTCCCCTCTTTGTCCTTGCAGGTGTATGCGCCTTAGCTATGTACTTCATAAACGCAAACATAGCTGCTTACAGCATTAGAGGAGTCATAGAGGGCTGGTGGGATCCGAAATTCAAGAGACTACCTAAGACAGCTGTAGCATGCTTCGTAGCCTCATTAGTATTCGGTGTGCTCGTCCTCCTACTACTGAACAGCGAAGCCTTCATAACTGTCTTGAAAATGGTGAAGGGTGGTTAA